ATCTGAGGATCAACCGGACGCGGTCATACTATTCGAATATACCTGGGTATTAGGGCCGCTCTCTTATGCGTGCGCCACGTAGTACGCCTCCATGATTTCATGCAGCTTATCCTTCAGCGCTTTCGCGTCCAAACCCTCCGGCGATACCGGCTCCAGGAAATGCATTTCCATTTTGGCCGGCCAGAAAAAGAAAGGCCTGTGCTGAGGAAGTACTTTTTTGGTATGGAAAAGTAAGGCAGGAACAATATGTTTGCCGGTATCCACCGACAATTTAAAGGCCCCATCATGGAAAGGCGCCAACGGTTTGCCGGTCTTGTTCCGGGTGCCTTCCGGGTAGATACACATGTGGGTCCCCTCCGCCAGCACCGCCTTCATCGCCCGGTAGCTGTCCCTCCGGCTTTCCGCGTTTTTGCGGTCCACCAAAACCGACCCCCTTTTGTAGATGATCCCAAAGATCGGTATGCGCGACAGCTCTACTTTGGCAATGGTCTTGTTCGGGCCAGGAATCTCCGGTGTGGAGATCGGGATGTCGATCAGCGAATTATGGTTGACGATGACAATGTAATTCTCCCCTTTTTTAAAGTTTTCCGCCCCTCTGCGGACGATCCGGCAACCCGTCAGGAAAAGGAAGGAATGGATCCACGCCCGCCCGAACTTCCGGAACTGCTCCACCCCCTTACGCCCCGGTATCCAATAGGTAAACCCCACCGGGATCACGATCAGCAACATGGTCCCCACAAAAACGATGGCCCCCCAAACGGCAAAAATCCGCCCCAAGATATTCTTAATACGCATGGTTTATTTTTAATCCAGTCTCCAATCGATCGCTTCCCGCCCTTCCTTCACCAGCAGCGCGTTCGCCTTCGAAAAATGCTTACACCCGAAAAAGCCCTTGTCCGCCGAAAACGGCGACGGATGCGCCGCCCTCAGGATATGGTGACGACTCGCGTCGATCAACACCTGCTTGTCCTGTGCAAATTTACCCCATAACAGGAATACGATCCCCGACTTCTGCTCCGAAATCGTCCGGATCACCGCGTCCGTAAACGGCGCCCAGATCGCCTGGTGACTGTTCGGCTCCGACGCTCGCACCGTCAGGGCCGCGTTCAGCAACAACACTCCCTGGTCCGCCCAGCGCTCCAGGTTCCCGCTCTTCGGGATCTCCATCCCCACGTCCTCCTTCAGCTCTTTAAAGATATTCACCAACGACGGCGGCGGCTTCACCCCGTCCGGCACGCTAAAACAAAGCCCATGCGCCTGCCCCGGCCCATGATAAGGGTCCTGCCCCAATATCACCACCTTCAACCCGTCCAACGGCGTCGCGTCAAACGCATGAAAGATCTGGGACCCAGGCGGATAAACCACCTTCCCCGCCGCCTTTTCCGTCTTTATAAAGCGAACAATCTCGCCAAAATACGGCTGTTCAAATTCCTTGTGTAATGCAGTTTTCCAGGAGGGCGCAATCTTAACGTCCATATTTGGTGTATTCCGTTCCCCCGCAAGCTAAAAAAAATTATCTTTGCACGGTCTATTTTTCATTTGGTGACCCGGTCCGGTAGCTCAGTTGGATAGAGCGGCAGCCTTCTAAGCTG
This sequence is a window from Dinghuibacter silviterrae. Protein-coding genes within it:
- a CDS encoding lysophospholipid acyltransferase family protein, which gives rise to MRIKNILGRIFAVWGAIVFVGTMLLIVIPVGFTYWIPGRKGVEQFRKFGRAWIHSFLFLTGCRIVRRGAENFKKGENYIVIVNHNSLIDIPISTPEIPGPNKTIAKVELSRIPIFGIIYKRGSVLVDRKNAESRRDSYRAMKAVLAEGTHMCIYPEGTRNKTGKPLAPFHDGAFKLSVDTGKHIVPALLFHTKKVLPQHRPFFFWPAKMEMHFLEPVSPEGLDAKALKDKLHEIMEAYYVAHA
- the ung gene encoding uracil-DNA glycosylase → MDVKIAPSWKTALHKEFEQPYFGEIVRFIKTEKAAGKVVYPPGSQIFHAFDATPLDGLKVVILGQDPYHGPGQAHGLCFSVPDGVKPPPSLVNIFKELKEDVGMEIPKSGNLERWADQGVLLLNAALTVRASEPNSHQAIWAPFTDAVIRTISEQKSGIVFLLWGKFAQDKQVLIDASRHHILRAAHPSPFSADKGFFGCKHFSKANALLVKEGREAIDWRLD